A window of the Ipomoea triloba cultivar NCNSP0323 chromosome 14, ASM357664v1 genome harbors these coding sequences:
- the LOC116004205 gene encoding serine/threonine-protein phosphatase 6 regulatory subunit 3-like isoform X2: MFWKLPPLSASSPIEAILDKENFTLEELLDEEEIIQECKALNGRLINFLRERTQVEHLLHYIVDEPLDHADSKRTFKFPFIACEIFTCEIDVILKTLVEEEELMNLLFSFLESSRPHSALLAGYFSKVVICLMLRKTIPLMNYVKAHHDVFAHMVDLIGITSIMEVLVRLVGADDHSYPNSTDVLQWLADSNLLEMIVDKLSPSCSPEVQANAAETLCTITRNSPSPLATKLSSSSFVARIFDHALEDAHSKSALVHSLSVCISLLDPKRSIPSSMMYAFRSQHMYEAPMHVDSDTIGAMLPKLGALLMLLNVSSDEKILPTTYGELRPPLGKHRLKTVEFISVLLKTANEVAETELISSGTILRILDLFFEYPYNNALHHYVESIIYTCLESKNSVIIDHLFQECNLVGKMLQTDKQPTLSSDVNQATIPAAGKKAPRMGNIGHLTRISNKLVQLGNNDSRVRAHLEKVTEWSEWHATVLQDRNKTENVYRWACGRPTALQDRTRDSDEEDVHDRDYDVAALANNLSQAFRYTIYDNDDAEEGHGALDRDDEDVYFDDESAEVVVSSLRLGDDQGSLFTNSNWFAFQDDRIGGAPMSTSASDLMEEINLNGAPNGGSSNSDDEVVVGAEDELPESKGFTDGKTSSNVNNIFNGFTGINTANGVGLNAQDAKAGASGDMDFFRFETSENDDPFGDRPIPEWVAWGDSTDLQAGGSSLNPFLDQTNSDGEVVNSVEATTTSPPPPNSTSSGESPPNDASTSPDSNKTTSCVYGSSPKAAVPSLFEEDVEFVGVELEGTEKAMEHALKEGIVGEAAPLKRSSVPKLPENENTDESAASMKEFNDANYWRVDQEVAVLE, encoded by the exons ATGTTTTGGAAGCTCCCACCTCTCTCGGCTTCTTCGCCG ATCGAAGCCATATTGGACAAGGAAAATTTCACATTGGAAGAGCTTCTTGATGAAGAGGAGATAATCCAAGAATGCAAAGCCTTGAATGGTCGCCTCATAAATTT TTTGAGAGAGAGAACCCAGGTCGAACATCTGCTGCACTATATTGTTGATGAACCTCTTGACCATGCGGATAGCAAACGGACATTCAA GTTTCCATTCATTGCCTGTGAGATATTCACGTGTGAAATTGATGTTATCCTTAAAACTCTGGTTGAGGAGGAAGAG TTAATGAATTTACTCTTTTCCTTTCTGGAATCAAGCCGTCCTCATAGTGCATTGCTGGCTGGATATTTTAGCAAG GTTGTGATATGTCTAATGCTGCGGAAGACTATTCCGCTTATGAATTATGTAAAG GCCCATCATGATGTTTTTGCACATATGGTTGATTTGATTGGTATTACTTCCATCATGGAG GTTTTGGTGCGTCTTGTAGGTGCTGATGATCATAGCTATCCCAACTCTACAGATGTCTTGCAATGGTTGGCTgatagcaatttattagaaatgATTGTGGATAAACTAAGCCCTTCT TGTTCTCCTGAAGTACAGGCTAATGCTGCAGAAACACTCTGCACAATCACCAGAAATTCACCATCTCCTCTTGCTACTAAGTTATCTAGCTCAAG TTTTGTTGCAAGAATATTTGATCATGCACTTGAAGATGCGCATTCAAAGTCTGCCCTTGTCCATTCATTGTCTGTCTGTATTTCATTGTTGGACCCAAAAAGATCAATTCCATCATCCATGATGTATGCCTTCCGTAGCCAACACATGTATGAGGCTCCTATGCATGTGGATTCTGACACTATTGGTGCAATGCTGCCTAAGCTTG GTGCCTTGCTGATGCTGTTAAATGTGTCATCTGATGAGAAGATTCTGCCTACAACATATGGTGAATTGAGACCTCCTCTTGGGAAGCATCGCTTAAAG ACTGTGGAATTCATTTCGGTTCTACTGAAAACTGCCAACGAAGTAGCAGAGACAGAACTGATCAGTTCAGGGACAATTCTGAGAATCCTGGATCTCTTTTTTGA GTACCCATATAATAATGCTTTGCATCATTATGTTGAGAGTATAATCTACACATGCCTGGAAAGCAAAAATTCTGTCATTATTGACCATCTTTTCCAAGAGTGTAATTTGGTTGGAAAAATGCTTCAGACCGATAAACAACCAACTCTTTCCAGTGATGTTAATCAG GCAACTATTCCTGCTGCTGGAAAAAAAGCACCTCGGATGGGAAACATAGGGCACCTAACACGCATATCTAATAAACTTGTTCAGCTGGGAAACAATGATAGTCGGGTCCGGGCACATCTTGAG AAGGTTACTGAATGGAGTGAGTGGCATGCTACGGTATTACAAGATCGTAATAAGACTGAGAATGTCTATCGATGGGCATGTGG CCGTCCTACTGCCTTGCAGGACCGGACAAGAGACAGTGATGAGGAAGATGTTCACGACAGAGATTATGATGTAGCTGCTTTAGCTAATAATTTGAGCCAAGCATTCAGATACACCatatatgataatgatgatgCTGAGGAG GGTCATGGAGCTCTTGACCGGGATGATGAG GATGTTTACTTTGATGATGAATCTGCCGAAGTTGTTGTATCATCCTTGAGGCTGGGAGATGACCAGGGGAG TTTGTTCACAAATTCAAACTGGTTTGCTTTCCAAGATGATAGAATAGGCGGTGCTCCTATGAGCACCTCAGCTTCTGATTTGATGGAGGAGATCAACCTAAATGGAGCACCCAATGGTGGTAGCAGTAATAGTGATGATGAGGTGGTAGTCGGAGCGGAGGACGAATTGCCTGAAAGCAAAGGTTTTACTGATGGCAAGACGAGTTCTAATGTCAACAACATTTTCAATGGATTTACTGGAATCAACACCGCCAATGGTGTAGGCTTAAATGCCCAAGATGCGAAAGCAGGTGCATCTGGTGATATGGATTTCTTCCGTTTTGAGACATCAGAGAATGATGACCCTTTCGGAGACCGGCCAATACCTGAATGGGTAGCATGGGGGGATTCCACAGATCTCCAAGCCGGTGGATCCAGTTTAAACCCGTTTCTTGATCAAACCAACTCTGATGGTGAAGTAGTCAATTCAGTGGAGGCAACCACCACATCACCGCCACCTCCTAATTCCACATCCAGTGGAGAATCTCCTCCAAATGATGCCTCAACTTCTCCTGATTCTAATAAGACGACTTCATGTGTGTATGGTTCCAGTCCGAAAGCTGCAGTCCCTTCTTTGTTCGAAGAGGATGTTGAATTTGTAGGCGTGGAATTAGAAGGTACCGAGAAGGCAATGGAACATGCCCTCAAGGAGGGTATTGTTGGAGAAGCAGCACCATTGAAAAGGAGCAGCGTACCCAAGTTGCCAGAAAACGAGAATACAGACGAAAGCGCTGCATCTATGAAAGAGTTCAACGACGCAAATTACTGGAGAGTTGATCAGGAAGTTGCGGTGTTGGAGTAA
- the LOC116004205 gene encoding serine/threonine-protein phosphatase 6 regulatory subunit 3-like isoform X1, whose translation MFWKLPPLSASSPIEAILDKENFTLEELLDEEEIIQECKALNGRLINFLRERTQVEHLLHYIVDEPLDHADSKRTFKFPFIACEIFTCEIDVILKTLVEEEELMNLLFSFLESSRPHSALLAGYFSKVVICLMLRKTIPLMNYVKAHHDVFAHMVDLIGITSIMEVLVRLVGADDHSYPNSTDVLQWLADSNLLEMIVDKLSPSCSPEVQANAAETLCTITRNSPSPLATKLSSSSFVARIFDHALEDAHSKSALVHSLSVCISLLDPKRSIPSSMMYAFRSQHMYEAPMHVDSDTIGAMLPKLGALLMLLNVSSDEKILPTTYGELRPPLGKHRLKTVEFISVLLKTANEVAETELISSGTILRILDLFFEYPYNNALHHYVESIIYTCLESKNSVIIDHLFQECNLVGKMLQTDKQPTLSSDVNQATIPAAGKKAPRMGNIGHLTRISNKLVQLGNNDSRVRAHLEKVTEWSEWHATVLQDRNKTENVYRWACGRPTALQDRTRDSDEEDVHDRDYDVAALANNLSQAFRYTIYDNDDAEEGHGALDRDDEDVYFDDESAEVVVSSLRLGDDQGSSLFTNSNWFAFQDDRIGGAPMSTSASDLMEEINLNGAPNGGSSNSDDEVVVGAEDELPESKGFTDGKTSSNVNNIFNGFTGINTANGVGLNAQDAKAGASGDMDFFRFETSENDDPFGDRPIPEWVAWGDSTDLQAGGSSLNPFLDQTNSDGEVVNSVEATTTSPPPPNSTSSGESPPNDASTSPDSNKTTSCVYGSSPKAAVPSLFEEDVEFVGVELEGTEKAMEHALKEGIVGEAAPLKRSSVPKLPENENTDESAASMKEFNDANYWRVDQEVAVLE comes from the exons ATGTTTTGGAAGCTCCCACCTCTCTCGGCTTCTTCGCCG ATCGAAGCCATATTGGACAAGGAAAATTTCACATTGGAAGAGCTTCTTGATGAAGAGGAGATAATCCAAGAATGCAAAGCCTTGAATGGTCGCCTCATAAATTT TTTGAGAGAGAGAACCCAGGTCGAACATCTGCTGCACTATATTGTTGATGAACCTCTTGACCATGCGGATAGCAAACGGACATTCAA GTTTCCATTCATTGCCTGTGAGATATTCACGTGTGAAATTGATGTTATCCTTAAAACTCTGGTTGAGGAGGAAGAG TTAATGAATTTACTCTTTTCCTTTCTGGAATCAAGCCGTCCTCATAGTGCATTGCTGGCTGGATATTTTAGCAAG GTTGTGATATGTCTAATGCTGCGGAAGACTATTCCGCTTATGAATTATGTAAAG GCCCATCATGATGTTTTTGCACATATGGTTGATTTGATTGGTATTACTTCCATCATGGAG GTTTTGGTGCGTCTTGTAGGTGCTGATGATCATAGCTATCCCAACTCTACAGATGTCTTGCAATGGTTGGCTgatagcaatttattagaaatgATTGTGGATAAACTAAGCCCTTCT TGTTCTCCTGAAGTACAGGCTAATGCTGCAGAAACACTCTGCACAATCACCAGAAATTCACCATCTCCTCTTGCTACTAAGTTATCTAGCTCAAG TTTTGTTGCAAGAATATTTGATCATGCACTTGAAGATGCGCATTCAAAGTCTGCCCTTGTCCATTCATTGTCTGTCTGTATTTCATTGTTGGACCCAAAAAGATCAATTCCATCATCCATGATGTATGCCTTCCGTAGCCAACACATGTATGAGGCTCCTATGCATGTGGATTCTGACACTATTGGTGCAATGCTGCCTAAGCTTG GTGCCTTGCTGATGCTGTTAAATGTGTCATCTGATGAGAAGATTCTGCCTACAACATATGGTGAATTGAGACCTCCTCTTGGGAAGCATCGCTTAAAG ACTGTGGAATTCATTTCGGTTCTACTGAAAACTGCCAACGAAGTAGCAGAGACAGAACTGATCAGTTCAGGGACAATTCTGAGAATCCTGGATCTCTTTTTTGA GTACCCATATAATAATGCTTTGCATCATTATGTTGAGAGTATAATCTACACATGCCTGGAAAGCAAAAATTCTGTCATTATTGACCATCTTTTCCAAGAGTGTAATTTGGTTGGAAAAATGCTTCAGACCGATAAACAACCAACTCTTTCCAGTGATGTTAATCAG GCAACTATTCCTGCTGCTGGAAAAAAAGCACCTCGGATGGGAAACATAGGGCACCTAACACGCATATCTAATAAACTTGTTCAGCTGGGAAACAATGATAGTCGGGTCCGGGCACATCTTGAG AAGGTTACTGAATGGAGTGAGTGGCATGCTACGGTATTACAAGATCGTAATAAGACTGAGAATGTCTATCGATGGGCATGTGG CCGTCCTACTGCCTTGCAGGACCGGACAAGAGACAGTGATGAGGAAGATGTTCACGACAGAGATTATGATGTAGCTGCTTTAGCTAATAATTTGAGCCAAGCATTCAGATACACCatatatgataatgatgatgCTGAGGAG GGTCATGGAGCTCTTGACCGGGATGATGAG GATGTTTACTTTGATGATGAATCTGCCGAAGTTGTTGTATCATCCTTGAGGCTGGGAGATGACCAGGGGAG CAGTTTGTTCACAAATTCAAACTGGTTTGCTTTCCAAGATGATAGAATAGGCGGTGCTCCTATGAGCACCTCAGCTTCTGATTTGATGGAGGAGATCAACCTAAATGGAGCACCCAATGGTGGTAGCAGTAATAGTGATGATGAGGTGGTAGTCGGAGCGGAGGACGAATTGCCTGAAAGCAAAGGTTTTACTGATGGCAAGACGAGTTCTAATGTCAACAACATTTTCAATGGATTTACTGGAATCAACACCGCCAATGGTGTAGGCTTAAATGCCCAAGATGCGAAAGCAGGTGCATCTGGTGATATGGATTTCTTCCGTTTTGAGACATCAGAGAATGATGACCCTTTCGGAGACCGGCCAATACCTGAATGGGTAGCATGGGGGGATTCCACAGATCTCCAAGCCGGTGGATCCAGTTTAAACCCGTTTCTTGATCAAACCAACTCTGATGGTGAAGTAGTCAATTCAGTGGAGGCAACCACCACATCACCGCCACCTCCTAATTCCACATCCAGTGGAGAATCTCCTCCAAATGATGCCTCAACTTCTCCTGATTCTAATAAGACGACTTCATGTGTGTATGGTTCCAGTCCGAAAGCTGCAGTCCCTTCTTTGTTCGAAGAGGATGTTGAATTTGTAGGCGTGGAATTAGAAGGTACCGAGAAGGCAATGGAACATGCCCTCAAGGAGGGTATTGTTGGAGAAGCAGCACCATTGAAAAGGAGCAGCGTACCCAAGTTGCCAGAAAACGAGAATACAGACGAAAGCGCTGCATCTATGAAAGAGTTCAACGACGCAAATTACTGGAGAGTTGATCAGGAAGTTGCGGTGTTGGAGTAA